One genomic region from Sporanaerobacter acetigenes DSM 13106 encodes:
- a CDS encoding FxsA family protein has product MWKILTFIIAMPIIDLYILIKASQNMGFWTTVMLIIATGIAGYYLARSEGKVVISSINRELSQGRIPGDDLLTGLSIIIGGIFLIVPGIVTDIIGITMILPGTREIYKNYIKKRLEDKIRRGSASLFLKW; this is encoded by the coding sequence ATGTGGAAGATATTGACATTCATAATAGCCATGCCAATAATAGATTTATATATTTTAATTAAAGCATCTCAAAACATGGGATTTTGGACTACTGTTATGCTCATAATAGCTACAGGCATAGCTGGATATTATTTGGCAAGAAGTGAAGGAAAAGTTGTCATATCAAGTATAAATAGAGAATTGTCTCAAGGCAGAATACCTGGTGATGATTTGCTGACAGGTTTAAGTATCATAATAGGTGGAATATTTTTAATAGTACCAGGAATCGTTACAGATATAATTGGAATCACAATGATACTTCCTGGAACTAGAGAAATATATAAAAATTATATAAAGAAAAGATTAGAAGATAAAATTCGAAGGGGAAGTGCCAGCTTGTTTTTAAAATGGTAA
- a CDS encoding acyl-CoA thioesterase produces MEYETTIRVRYKETDQMGVVYYGNYFTWFEVGRNEFFRKLGFPCGELEERGVLLPVIETGCKYIDSAKFDDEVIIKTKLSELKGVRLKLDYKIFRKIDNTLLVEGFTKHAFVDKEMKPINFRRRFKDEWRVLEDLLGKGE; encoded by the coding sequence ATGGAATATGAAACTACTATCAGAGTTAGATACAAAGAAACAGATCAAATGGGTGTAGTATATTATGGAAATTACTTCACTTGGTTTGAAGTTGGGAGAAATGAATTTTTTAGAAAATTAGGATTTCCCTGCGGAGAATTAGAAGAAAGGGGAGTATTACTTCCAGTTATAGAAACTGGTTGCAAATATATAGATTCAGCAAAATTTGATGATGAGGTCATTATAAAGACGAAATTGTCAGAGCTAAAAGGTGTAAGACTTAAACTGGACTATAAAATTTTTAGAAAGATCGACAATACTTTACTTGTAGAAGGCTTTACTAAACATGCTTTTGTAGATAAAGAAATGAAACCCATAAATTTCAGAAGAAGATTCAAAGACGAATGGAGAGTATTAGAAGATTTATTGGGAAAAGGAGAATAA
- the pyk gene encoding pyruvate kinase, with translation MKKTKIICTIGPTSEDEKILRQLISSGLNVTRLNFSHGDYKEHKKRIDTIKKVRTEMDLPIGIILDTKGPEIRTGKFKDSDVILEDGQIFTLTTRDIIGDSTIVGVSYKNLPKDLKVGDRVLIDDGLIALEVKEIANDTDIECIVKNGGSLSDHKGINVPGVKINLPAVTQKDVNDILFGIENGIDFIAASFIRKAEDVLEIRRILEENNGDYIQIISKIENQEGVENLDEILNVSDAIMVARGDLGVEIQTEEIPIIQKQIIKKCNEAGKPVIIATQMLDSMIRNPRPTRAEATDVANAIFDGADAIMLSGETAAGKYPVEAVKTMYNIAIKAEEALDYKQILQMKSKSNGISTTNAISKATCTTAQDLGVSAIITATSSGYTANAVSKFRPKSPIIAATTSPYVMRRLSIVWGVYPVLSAKSTSTDEVIELSIHSALEKGYIKQGDLIVITAGIPVGVSGTTNLIKVHTVSEVVLKGTGIGNKAITGKVVVGNTKDELKEKFEEKDILVCTSTDRDMMDYIGTASALITEQGGLTSHAAIIGLNLNIPTIVGVSEATEILKDGDIITVDSITGSIYRGEAKVL, from the coding sequence ATGAAGAAGACAAAAATAATTTGTACAATAGGGCCTACTTCAGAAGATGAAAAAATTTTAAGACAACTTATATCATCTGGACTTAATGTCACAAGACTTAATTTTTCTCATGGAGATTATAAAGAACACAAAAAGAGAATAGATACTATAAAAAAAGTTAGAACTGAAATGGATTTACCTATTGGTATAATACTTGACACAAAAGGGCCAGAGATAAGAACTGGCAAGTTTAAAGATAGTGATGTAATATTAGAAGATGGTCAAATATTTACATTGACTACAAGAGACATAATTGGAGATTCTACTATAGTAGGAGTGAGTTATAAGAATCTACCAAAAGATTTAAAAGTAGGAGATAGAGTACTGATTGATGATGGACTTATAGCACTAGAAGTAAAGGAGATTGCTAATGATACTGATATTGAATGTATCGTTAAAAATGGTGGGTCATTAAGCGACCATAAGGGTATAAATGTACCAGGTGTAAAAATCAATCTACCAGCTGTCACTCAAAAGGATGTAAATGATATATTGTTTGGGATAGAAAATGGTATAGATTTTATTGCTGCTTCTTTTATAAGAAAAGCAGAGGATGTATTAGAAATAAGAAGGATATTGGAAGAAAACAATGGAGACTATATTCAAATAATATCAAAGATTGAAAATCAAGAAGGAGTAGAAAATTTAGATGAGATATTGAATGTATCTGATGCCATCATGGTGGCAAGGGGAGATTTAGGAGTAGAAATACAAACTGAAGAAATTCCAATCATTCAAAAGCAAATTATTAAAAAATGCAATGAAGCAGGAAAACCTGTAATTATTGCAACTCAAATGCTTGATTCTATGATAAGAAATCCTAGACCTACAAGAGCAGAAGCTACAGATGTGGCGAATGCAATATTTGATGGTGCAGATGCTATCATGCTTTCAGGAGAAACTGCAGCAGGTAAATATCCTGTAGAAGCGGTTAAAACTATGTACAATATAGCAATAAAAGCAGAAGAAGCTCTTGATTATAAACAAATTCTTCAAATGAAATCTAAGTCCAATGGAATTTCAACAACCAATGCCATAAGCAAGGCAACTTGTACTACGGCTCAAGATTTAGGTGTTAGTGCTATAATCACTGCTACATCATCAGGCTATACTGCAAATGCAGTATCAAAATTCAGACCAAAATCACCTATTATAGCTGCTACTACATCTCCATATGTAATGAGAAGATTATCTATAGTATGGGGAGTTTATCCAGTACTTTCAGCAAAGAGTACTTCAACTGATGAGGTAATAGAATTATCTATTCACAGTGCATTGGAAAAAGGATACATAAAACAAGGAGATTTAATAGTCATCACAGCAGGGATACCAGTGGGAGTATCTGGCACTACAAACTTAATTAAAGTTCACACTGTAAGTGAAGTAGTGCTTAAAGGTACAGGAATAGGAAACAAAGCTATTACTGGAAAAGTAGTTGTAGGAAATACAAAAGATGAATTAAAGGAAAAGTTTGAAGAAAAGGATATATTGGTATGTACATCTACAGACAGAGATATGATGGATTATATAGGAACAGCTTCTGCACTCATAACTGAACAAGGAGGACTTACTTCTCATGCGGCAATAATAGGACTCAATTTAAATATACCAACTATTGTAGGTGTATCTGAAGCTACTGAAATTTTAAAAGATGGAGATATTATAACCGTGGACAGTATCACTGGTTCTATATATAGAGGAGAAGCTAAAGTATTATAG
- the pfkA gene encoding 6-phosphofructokinase, which produces MKTIGVLTSGGDAPGMNAAIRAVVRTGIYNQVRILGIKQGYNGLINGNIEEMNLSSVADIIHRGGTILRTARCDEFATDDGLNKALNIIEVFNIDGLIVLGGDGSFKGAKTLSDKGIPTIGIPCTIDNDMGYTDYTIGFYTAVETVVDAISKIRDTSSSHGRANIVEVMGRHCGDIALYAGLAGGAESIIVPEENTDIDAVCRKLIQGRNRGKLHSIIVLSEGVGNAYEMAKEIEEKTSAETRVTILGHIQRGGTPTSFDRIMASQMGYRAVELLLEGKAGRAVGVRQNQIIDLDFDEALSQKRVFRKDMYEIARILSI; this is translated from the coding sequence ATGAAAACTATTGGTGTATTAACTAGTGGCGGAGATGCTCCAGGAATGAATGCAGCAATAAGAGCTGTAGTAAGAACTGGTATTTATAATCAAGTAAGAATATTGGGTATTAAACAAGGGTATAATGGACTTATAAATGGAAATATTGAAGAAATGAATCTTTCAAGTGTGGCAGATATTATTCATAGAGGAGGAACTATACTTAGAACTGCTAGATGTGATGAATTTGCCACAGATGATGGACTAAATAAGGCATTAAATATTATAGAAGTATTCAATATTGATGGGTTAATAGTATTAGGTGGAGATGGTTCCTTTAAGGGAGCAAAAACTTTAAGTGACAAGGGTATCCCAACTATTGGAATTCCTTGTACTATAGATAACGATATGGGATATACGGATTATACTATAGGATTTTATACTGCTGTTGAAACTGTGGTAGATGCTATAAGCAAAATTAGGGATACTTCTAGTTCCCATGGTAGGGCAAATATTGTAGAAGTAATGGGAAGACACTGTGGAGATATAGCCCTTTATGCAGGACTTGCTGGTGGTGCAGAAAGTATAATTGTTCCAGAAGAAAATACAGATATAGATGCAGTTTGTAGAAAACTTATTCAGGGCAGAAACAGAGGTAAGCTTCATAGTATAATAGTTCTTTCTGAAGGTGTAGGAAATGCATATGAAATGGCAAAAGAAATAGAAGAAAAAACTAGTGCAGAAACGAGAGTTACAATACTTGGACATATACAAAGAGGAGGAACACCTACATCATTTGATAGAATCATGGCCAGTCAAATGGGATACAGAGCTGTAGAATTGCTGCTAGAAGGTAAAGCGGGAAGAGCAGTAGGTGTAAGACAAAATCAAATAATAGATTTAGATTTTGATGAGGCTCTTTCTCAAAAAAGAGTTTTTAGAAAGGATATGTATGAGATAGCAAGAATACTATCTATATAA